Proteins from one Prinia subflava isolate CZ2003 ecotype Zambia chromosome 22, Cam_Psub_1.2, whole genome shotgun sequence genomic window:
- the CENATAC gene encoding centrosomal AT-AC splicing factor: MSRTSAAVAAASPTPAGAGSGRARARGSRGLPGRDARAAPLGGPGLSAAPARRGAAAMAVHYCGLCRRSAFTGRRHLYSPGHRRRLREVLAQLQEATAAARAAAAVADGAAAVRRYDPAEHDGRVWCPCCGRGVRRDGRRGGLALLQAGLMRHLAGPEHRRETARFWRENRAEAALRERCLVPAEEYERFAQAVERALVEHQRREEERIRQMAADIREAERRQRETVQAALQLQPEPELCTGTSVCRLPAGPGRDSPCAAEQPGPSGMQAGPDLAWMESGKVLTFIGHQETEGKGNVHTGAKPPWLTEEEDGSKQQIGPSYEEFLKHKEKQKLKKLPVERVGANFDHTSQTSDSWLPSFGRVWNHGRRWQSRHQFRTESGEKKKKR, translated from the exons gcggccgggcccgggcgcGCGGCTCGCGGGGCCTGCCTGGCCGGGACGCGCGCGCCGCCCCGCTCGGAGGGCCGGGCCTCTCCGCCGCGCCTGCGCGCCGCGGGGCGGCCGCCATGGCCGTGCACTACTGCGGGCTGTGCCGCCGGAGCGCCTTCACGGGCCGCCGGCATCTGTACAGCCCGGGGCATCGCCGGCGGCTGCGGGAGgtgctggcccagctgcaggaggcgaccgcggcggcgcgggcagcggcggccgtCGCCGATGGGGCCGCGGCCGTGCGGCGCTACGACCCAGCGGAACACGACGGGCGCGTGTGGTGCCCGTGCTGCGGGCGCGGCGTGCGGCGGGacgggcggcgcggcgggctGGCGCTGCTGCAAGCCGGGTTGATGCGGCACTTGGCCGG GCCCGAGCACCGCCGGGAGACGGCGCGTTTCTGGCGGGAGAACCGGGCGGAGGCAGCGCTGCGGGAGCGGTGCCTGGTGCCGGCCGAGGAGTACGAACGCTTCGCGCAGGCTGTAGAGCGGGCGCTGGTCGAGCACCAGCGGCGGGAGGAGGAGCGCATCCGCCAG ATGGCGGCTGACATCCGGGAGGCCGAGCGTCGGCAGCGAGAGACGGTGCAAGCCGCGCTCCAG CTTCAACCAGAGCCAGAACTTTGTACAGGAACTTCTGTCTGCAGGCTCCCCGCAGGACCTGGACG GGACAGCCCTTGTGCTGCAGAACAGCCTGGCCCGAGCGGAATGCAGGCAGGACCTGATTTAGCCTGGATGGAATCAGGCAAGGTTCTGACCTTCATTGGCCACCAG gaaacagaaggaaaaggaaatgtccACACAG GAGCAAAACCTCCGTGGCTAACAGAGGAAGAAGATGGAAGTAAACAACAAATTGGACCTTCCTATGAGGAATTTCTCAAACACA aggagaagcagaagcTAAAAAAGCTCCCAGTGGAACGTGTTGGTGCCAACTTTGACCATACCTCTCAGACAAGTGACAGCTGGCTCCCTTCCTTTGGGCGCGTATGGAATCACGGCAGGAGGTGGCAGTCCCG GCATCAGTTTAGAACTGAAtcaggagaaaagaagaaaaaaaggtga
- the RPS25 gene encoding small ribosomal subunit protein eS25: MPPKDDKKKKDAGKSAKKDKDPVNKSGGKAKKKKWSKGKVRDKLNNLVLFDKATYDKLCKEVPNYKLITPAVVSERLKIRGSLARAALQELLSKGLIKLVSKHRAQVIYTRNTKGGDAPPAGEDA; encoded by the exons ATg CCGCCCAAAGACGACAAGAAGAAGAAAGACGCGGGCAAGTCCGCCAAGAAGGACAAGGACCCGGTTAATAAGTCCGGCGGCAAAGCCAAAAAGAAG AAGTGGTCCAAGGGGAAAGTGAGAGACAAGTTGAACAACCTTGTCCTGTTTGACAAGGCCACTTATGACAAACTCTGCAAAGAAGTGCCCAACTACAAGCTCATCACACCTGCAGTTGTCTCAGAAAGGCTGAAGATTCGAGGCTCCTTGGCTCGGGCTgccctccaggagctgctcagcaaag GGTTGATCAAACTGGTGTCCAAGCACCGAGCCCAAGTGATCTATACCCGAAACACAAAAGGTGGAGATGCACCTCCTGCAGGGGAGGACGCATAG
- the TRAPPC4 gene encoding trafficking protein particle complex subunit 4, translating to MAIFSVYVVNKAGGLIYQLDHYAPRADTEKTFSFPLDLVLRPHDERIVVAFGQRDGIRVGHAVLAINGAEVNGRFTADGKDVLEFLANPANYPVSIRFGRHRLSSNEKLMLASMFHSLFAIGSQLSPEVGSSGIEMLETDTFKLHCFQTLTGIKFMVLADPRQTGIDALLRKIYEIYSDFALKNPFYSLEMPIRCELFDQNLKLALEVAEKAGPFGPGS from the exons ATGGCCATCTTCAGCGTCTACGTGGTCAACAAGGCTGGCGGCCTCATCTACCAGCTGGACCACTACGCGCCCCGCGCCGACACCGAGAAGACGTTCAGCTTTCCGCTCGATCTCGTCCTGCGTCCGCACGACGAGCGCATCGTCGTCGCCTTCGGGCAGCGGGACGGCATCCGCG tGGGTCACGCCGTGCTCGCCATCAACGGCGCCGAGGTCAACGGTCGCTTCACGGCGGACGGGAAGGACGTGCTGGAGTTCCTGGCTAACCCCGCCAACTACCCGGTGTCCATCCGCTTTGGCCGCCACCGGCTCTCCTCCAACGAGAAGCTTATGCTGGCCTCCATGTTCCATTC GCTGTTCGCCATCGGGTCACAGCTGTCACCTGAGGTTGGGAGCTCCGGGATAGAGATGCTGGAGACCGACACCTTCAAGTTGCACTGCTTCCAGACACTGACAG GGATCAAATTCATGGTGCTTGCTGACCCAAGGCAGACAGGAATTGATGCTCTTCTTCGCAAAATCTATGAGATTTACTCAGACTTCGCTCTGAAGAATCCTTTCTACTCCCTGGAGATGCCAATAAG GTGCGAGTTGTTTGATCAGAACTTGAAGCTTGCTCTGGAGGTGGCAGAGAAAGCCGGACCCTTTGGACCTGGATCATAG